In Pseudoliparis swirei isolate HS2019 ecotype Mariana Trench chromosome 11, NWPU_hadal_v1, whole genome shotgun sequence, a genomic segment contains:
- the LOC130201294 gene encoding zinc finger protein Xfin-like, giving the protein MHSCPACPKSFPSPYKLQRHYVIHTGQKPFICTLCGTSFTQSGHLKTHLQKVHHPRLPPDCRQDGIVPHNQQADHQEPFLGINARGSYNCNAMPSTLSSYQLEWKRDTVAHRTEHPPMNVPRESDASAARSSGSNVPHPITRERVDSANEDASTVDAHRGYTCKFSLKSSTSSPRLWNQSPTRNKPSRCERSGASGQSFSKGLRPSQESSSSGCNMTFSHRCPICLKTFSSPSKLQRHTLIHTGQKPYSCGICRKAFRQKVHLKSHLSSANTCSLSARTERETLRFGKSRPASGQQRRGNSSVELELQCKISLNAVQDLVETQIKSEAVVKPEGSFTASSRCLRQMKSDEREQRCVTQKPMQPFQSVMNNGASKSEGPPVHRHEMHQNLNECGTPTTLQNSNNFNVSDIEEIRRLPEPSLADPTAPNLIVKPETCSVNCSDYDDRLPRDWEGVASAERPRETFEATGKQPRTHECRACLKCFPSASKLQRHTMTHTGQRPFGCEMCGKRFRQKTHLRVHCRTHLWSKYRRQRSLYINRPPSCREFTRRTAAEVPVRDVALREDSGTHAGSDVVSLKHLDQTPCAVIIPSYNRESEKLSPHISKQKEVAPPVSTATVKRTPIANSMQNPSAVQHECSRCLKCFPSASKLQRHEMIHTGLKPFLCVLCGNTFRQATHLKSHERTHCEKNPSEEGRRQENVRTPRAESQWQPGISVGIPQRNISVSGGGAASSSGGAEGNVVSAVLCTGPASPITKGNNLLQSQTKFKSHLTCKKRKLYTCRICFQNFAFPYKLSRHLATHAGRRPYKCSACSKSFTQLGHLKVHEHRCRRVDGVSDVQGERRSTDRVQEKCLDDPSGRAEATGEQVESQYARVGPSCPDGGSSYLSEEIQPDWLAVSEVGFQEEDNELGKELRDDYQAPCDYDQAADLSSYTFPSELSFEMDKLVQNQNMAAPLFSQYESVAHKVEVPRRPEVVAAVSTSDELLGVEPATPLADNQMRRGNNWCEPLIVFECNMCSAVLQSQNDLERHICSIDAQPKMTESARRNRCDICFKHFVSPSKLKRHDLIHTGLRPFRCDICGKTFTQSGHVRTHRLTH; this is encoded by the coding sequence ATGCATTCCTGCCCTGCTTGTCCAAAGTCTTTCCCATCACCATATAAACTTCAGAGACATTACGTCATCCACACTGGCCAGAAGCCCTTCATCTGCACGCTCTGTGGGACATCTTTCACCCAGTCGggtcatttaaaaacacacctgCAGAAAGTCCACCACCCGAGGCTTCCGCCAGACTGTCGGCAGGATGGCATCGTTCCTCACAACCAGCAAGCAGATCACCAGGAACCCTTTTTGGGGATTAACGCGCGTGGCAGTTATAACTGCAACGCAATGCCTTCGACGTTGTCATCTTACCAGCTGGAGTGGAAAAGGGACACTGTGGCTCACAGAACTGAGCATCCACCAATGAATGTGCCCCGTGAGAGCGACGCCTCGGCGGCTCGGAGCAGCGGCTCAAATGTTCCGCATCCAATAACTCGGGAGCGAGTTGATTCTGCAAATGAAGACGCGTCTACGGTCGACGCCCACCGTGGATACACCTGCAAGTTCAGCTTGAAGTCGTCGACTTCATCTCCTCGCCTTTGGAATCAATCGCCAACTCGTAACAAACCAAGCCGGTGCGAGAGGAGCGGCGCGTCGGGCCAGAGCTTCTCGAAAGGGCTCCGACCGTCACAAGAATCGAGCTCCAGCGGATGCAACATGACTTTCAGTCACCGGTGTCCTATATGTCTCAAAACCTTCTCCTCGCCATCAAAGTTACAACGGCATACTCTTATCCACACGGGGCAGAAGCCCTACTCGTGTGGGATTTGCCGGAAAGCCTTCAGACAGAAGGTGCACCTGAAGTCCCATTTGAGTTCAGCAAACACATGTTCGCTCTCCGCCCGAACGGAAAGGGAAACGCTTCGGTTTGGCAAGAGCAGACCGGCCTCCGGTCAGCAGCGGCGGGGGAACTCCTCTGTAGAACTGGAGCTACAGTGTAAAATCAGTTTGAATGCCGTGCAGGACCTGGTCGAGACCCAAATCAAGTCGGAAGCCGTCGTGAAGCCCGAAGGATCATTCACGGCAAGCAGCCGGTGTCTGCGTCAGATGAAGTCAGACGAACGGGAGCAGCGATGCGTCACGCAGAAACCCATGCAGCCGTTCCAGAGCGTGATGAACAACGGGGCCTCGAAGTCGGAAGGTCCTCCAGTACATCGTCATGAAATGCATCAGAACCTAAATGAATGTGGAACTCCTACCACTCTGCAAAACAGCAATAACTTCAACGTTTCTGATATTGAGGAAATCAGACGTCTACCTGAACCCAGTCTTGCGGATCCCACTGCCCCGAACCTCATCGTCAAGCCAGAAACATGCAGCGTGAACTGCAGCGACTACGATGACCGTCTTCCTCGCGATTGGGAGGGAGTCGCATCGGCAGAACGGCCGAGGGAAACCTTTGAAGCCACCGGCAAGCAGCCGAGGACACACGAGTGCCGtgcatgtttaaaatgttttccgTCTGCATCGAAACTCCAAAGGCACACGATGACTCACACGGGACAAAGGCCCTTTGGCTGCGAGATGTGTGGGAAGAGATTTCGTCAGAAGACGCACTTGAGGGTCCATTGTCGCACACACCTGTGGTCTAAATATCGCAGACAGCGATCGCTGTATATCAATCGGCCGCCTTCTTGCAGAGAGTTCACCAGAAGGACCGCAGCAGAAGTGCCAGTCCGGGACGTGGCGCTCCGTGAGGATTCTGGAACGCACGCTGGCAGTGATGTCGTCTCTTTGAAGCATCTGGATCAGACCCCCTGCGCCGTAATTATTCCCAGTTACAATAGGGAGTCGGAAAAGTTGTCGCCACACATCTCAAAGCAAAAGGAGGTTGCGCCACCGGTTTCCACGGCGACCGTGAAAAGGACTCCGATCGCGAATTCGATGCAAAATCCGAGCGCCGTGCAACACGAGTGCTCCCGCTGTTTAAAGTGTTTTCCGAGCGCCTCCAAATTACAAAGGCACGAGATGATCCACACGGGCTTGAAAccgtttctgtgtgttttatgtggGAACACATTTAGGCAAGCTACACATCTGAAAAGCCACGAAAGGACTCACTGTGAGAAGAACCCGTCCGAGGAAGGCCGTCGACAGGAGAACGTGAGAACCCCGAGAGCAGAGAGCCAGTGGCAGCCCGGGATCAGTGTTGGGATCCCGCAGCGGAATATATCCGTGAGCGGAGGCGGCGCAGCGTCCAGCTCCGGTGGTGCAGAGGGGAACGTCGTGAGTGCGGTGCTGTGCACCGGGCCCGCGTCGCCCATCACCAAAGGGAACAATCTCCTTCAGTCACAGACAAAGTTTAAAAGTCACCTAACTtgtaaaaaaaggaaactttACACGTGTCGAATATGCTTTCAGAACTTTGCGTTTCCGTACAAGCTCTCGAGGCACTTGGCCACTCACGCTGGGAGGAGGCCGTACAAATGTTCTGCGTGCAGCAAAAGCTTCACGCAGCTCGGCCATCTCAAAGTTCACGAGCACAGATGCAGGCGGGTTGACGGGGTCTCCGATGTCcaaggagaaaggagaagtACCGACCGCGTCCAGGAGAAATGCCTCGATGACCCGAGTGGTCGTGCGGAGGCAACAGGAGAGCAGGTAGAGTCACAATATGCACGTGTTGGTCCCTCGTGTCCTGATGGAGGTTCATCTTATCTCTCTGAGGAGATACAGCCTGACTGGTTGGCCGTTTCCGAAGTAGGCTTCCAAGAGGAGGATAATGAATTGGGGAAAGAGCTCCGAGATGATTATCAGGCTCCATGCGACTATGATCAGGCTGCAGACCTTTCTAGTTATACCTTTCCCTCTGAACTTTCCTTTGAAATGGACAAGCTTGTTCAAAATCAAAACATGGCCGCGCCACTTTTCTCACAGTATGAGAGCGTTGCACATAAAGTGGAAGTACCACGTCGGCCTGAAGTCGTCGCGGCCGTTTCAACGAGCGACGAGCTGCTCGGGGTCGAGCCGGCCACTCCTTTGGCTGACAATCAAATGCGGCGAGGTAATAACTGGTGTGAACCACTGATTGTGTTTGAGTGTAACATGTGCTCTGCCGTTCTTCAGAGCCAGAACGATCTCGAGCGACACATTTGTTCAATTGACGCTCAACCGAAAATGACAGAGTCGGCTCGGAGGAATCGTTGCGACATCTGCTTCAAGCATTTTGTTTCTCCCTCTAAACTTAAAAGGCATGATCTCATCCACACAGGTCTGAGGCCGTTTCGATGTGACATTTGTGGCAAAACATTCACACAGTCGGGACACGTCAGAACGCATCGACTGACTCATTGA